A single Biomphalaria glabrata chromosome 2, xgBioGlab47.1, whole genome shotgun sequence DNA region contains:
- the LOC106055121 gene encoding uncharacterized protein LOC106055121, which yields MTHLPGAGKRYITEDFVVHLPTMTEIPNPNLPIRHMKRRAKPFDPLTGLKLPPSQTTTEDWTYVPRPRYPHFSLESCPMRRYCMGIAYNVPKSLARNICSPEDPDPRVLPYGLPRETFDVRRRANWFDYWKEDHCQYAGAYQNWENTFGAKYFYTDPLC from the exons ATGACCCACCTACCTGGAGCAGGAAAACGTTATATCACAGAGGATTTCGTGGTCCATTTGCCCACTATGACCGAGATCCCAAATCCCAATTTACCCATTAGACACATGAAAAGAAGAGCCAAACCTTTCGATCCTTTGACTGGCCTGAAATTACCGCCATCTCAAACAACAACAGAAGACTGGACTTATGTGCCCCGTCCGAGATATCCACACTT CTCTCTTGAATCCTGCCCAATGAGACGCTACTGCATGGGAATCGCATACAATGTACCGAAATCACTAGCGAGAAATATCTGCTCCCCAGAGGATCCAGATCCGAGAGTTTTACCGTATGGTCTCCCACGGGAAACATTCGACGTCAGACGAAGAGCGAACTGGTTCG ATTACTGGAAAGAAGATCACTGTCAGTACGCTGGTGCTTATCAAAACTGGGAGAACACATTTGGCGCGAAGTATTTTTACACGGATCCACTTTGTTGA
- the LOC106055076 gene encoding uncharacterized protein LOC106055076, with translation MNQSVPNPPQPPHSRQSAANLSRSPVTPRAQSRPYAEYVAQQQRVLASCRSGHNKDLPDGPRLWRQMMIGFTCAGFVGLTMLVLGTVFIAEAVGKQQPITVMLCVMGIVFGIIILVGTIILGRLLISRKWLRCQGRETMPASQCFHTCSVIYSPSLDQLGASETMLEAPPAYESVISIVLHPLHSHSAPAYVEHPVDEDDPTSIMVLPPKYDEVNMPLPEYYEKRDI, from the exons ATGAATCAGTCTGTACCTAATCCTCCTCAGCCTCCTCACAGTCGACAGTCTG CTGCTAATCTATCCAGGTCACCAGTAACACCAAGAGCTCAGTCTAGACCTTACGCTGAATATGTTGCCCAGCAGCAGAGAGTTTTGGCCAGCtgtagatctggacacaataaAGATTTACCTGATGGACCTCGACTTTGGCGCCAGATGATGATAGGCTTCACTTGTGCTGGTTTTGTCGGCCTCACTATGCTAGTTCTAGGAACAGTGTTTATTGCTGAAGCAGTGGGCAAACAGCAGCCTATAACTGTTATGCTGTGTGTTATGGGAATAG TGTTTGGCATTATCATTCTTGTTGGCACAATAATTCTTGGAAGACTTTTGATATCTCGAAAATGGCTAAGATGTCAAGGAAGAGAAACAATGCCAGCATCTCAGTGTTTTCATACCTGTTCAG TGATTTACAGCCCATCATTAGATCAGCTGGGTGCCAGTGAAACCATGTTGGAGGCACCTCCTGCTTATGAATCAGTCATCTCCATTGTCCTCCATCCTCTGCACAGCCACAGTGCTCCAGCCTATGTGGAGCATCCTGTTGATGAAGATGATCCTACATCGATCATGGTTTTGCCACCAAAGTATGATGAGGTAAACATGCCTTTACCAGAATATTATGAAAAAAGAGACATTTAG